One part of the Coffea eugenioides isolate CCC68of chromosome 10, Ceug_1.0, whole genome shotgun sequence genome encodes these proteins:
- the LOC113749549 gene encoding uncharacterized protein LOC113749549 isoform X3, whose protein sequence is MAKAKGSNDSWDREKCNKIFNAMVHLLQNQQTQIQYLAKDRKLLEDIVKLQHERWTSDVNLLKEHIFQMRRDLTMQEKERIVEATKADMVMGLKLRESFLYKQKFENADSELADFREWFERLARKCSEKDTSADVIKKGEEHRYKALESNLKRLQCENEKLMLDKNSEISALLAEKNFVWNQYNLMETNLNEQLRQKCADVESANEKIWGLLSSMEDMQSSNSVKDRMIARLNDDIARLRSDLVKNDEEVSRLSRELEALRRLRKDSMTPVLGRCTTESGNTNSKAKSGMTVTTKKELDSSLTLEKVLVIA, encoded by the exons ATGGCGAAAGCCAAAGGCTCAAATGACTCATGGGACCGTGAAAAATGCAACAAAATATTTAACGCTATGGTCCACTTGTTGCAGAATCAGCAGACGCAAATTCAATATCTGGCTAAAGACAGGAAGCTTCTTGAAGACATAGTTAAGTTACAGCATGAACGCTGGACTTCTGATGTTAATCTTCTAAAAGAGCATATCTTCCAG ATGAGGAGGGATTTGACCATGCAAGAAAAGGAGCGCATCGTTGAGGCTACTAAAGCTGATATGGTTATGGGTTTGAAGTTGAGGGAGTCTTTCCTGTACAAGCAGAAATTTG AAAATGCAGATAGTGAATTGGCTGATTTTAGGGAATGGTTTGAACGCCTTGCTCGTAAGTGCTCGGAAAAG GATACATCTGCTGATGTGATTAAAAAAGGAGAAGAGCATCGGTATAAAGCTCTGGAGAGTAATTTGAAAAGGCTGCAATGTGAAAATGAGAAGCTTATGTTAGATAAGAATTCAGAGATTTCTGCTCTGCTGGCTGAGAAGAATTTTGTCTGGAACCAGTATAACCTAATGGAGACCAATTTGAATGAGCAATTGAGACAGAAGTGTGCTGATGTTGAATCTGCAAATGAGAAGATATGGGGGCTTCTGTCGAGCATGGAGGATATGCAGTCTTCTAATTCTGTAAAGGATAGAATGATTGCAAGATTAAACGATGACATTGCTAGGCTAAGATCTGACTTAGTTAAAAATGATGAAGAAGTTTCCAGACTATCTAGGGAGCTGGAGGCGTTAAGGAGGTTGAGAAAAGATTCTATGACCCCAGTGTTAGGTCGCTGCACAACTGAATCTGGGAATACCAACTCAAAAGCCAAGAGTGGGATGACAGTAACGACAAAGAAAGAGTTAGATTCTTCCCTTACACTTGAAAAG GTGTTGGTGATTGCATGA
- the LOC113749549 gene encoding uncharacterized protein LOC113749549 isoform X1, which translates to MAKAKGSNDSWDREKCNKIFNAMVHLLQNQQTQIQYLAKDRKLLEDIVKLQHERWTSDVNLLKEHIFQMRRDLTMQEKERIVEATKADMVMGLKLRESFLYKQKFENADSELADFREWFERLARKCSEKDTSADVIKKGEEHRYKALESNLKRLQCENEKLMLDKNSEISALLAEKNFVWNQYNLMETNLNEQLRQKCADVESANEKIWGLLSSMEDMQSSNSVKDRMIARLNDDIARLRSDLVKNDEEVSRLSRELEALRRLRKDSMTPVLGRCTTESGNTNSKAKSGMTVTTKKELDSSLTLEKGCKSSKRKAVDTIQASNTPKLFTSSFKVPKLKNSSPAVH; encoded by the exons ATGGCGAAAGCCAAAGGCTCAAATGACTCATGGGACCGTGAAAAATGCAACAAAATATTTAACGCTATGGTCCACTTGTTGCAGAATCAGCAGACGCAAATTCAATATCTGGCTAAAGACAGGAAGCTTCTTGAAGACATAGTTAAGTTACAGCATGAACGCTGGACTTCTGATGTTAATCTTCTAAAAGAGCATATCTTCCAG ATGAGGAGGGATTTGACCATGCAAGAAAAGGAGCGCATCGTTGAGGCTACTAAAGCTGATATGGTTATGGGTTTGAAGTTGAGGGAGTCTTTCCTGTACAAGCAGAAATTTG AAAATGCAGATAGTGAATTGGCTGATTTTAGGGAATGGTTTGAACGCCTTGCTCGTAAGTGCTCGGAAAAG GATACATCTGCTGATGTGATTAAAAAAGGAGAAGAGCATCGGTATAAAGCTCTGGAGAGTAATTTGAAAAGGCTGCAATGTGAAAATGAGAAGCTTATGTTAGATAAGAATTCAGAGATTTCTGCTCTGCTGGCTGAGAAGAATTTTGTCTGGAACCAGTATAACCTAATGGAGACCAATTTGAATGAGCAATTGAGACAGAAGTGTGCTGATGTTGAATCTGCAAATGAGAAGATATGGGGGCTTCTGTCGAGCATGGAGGATATGCAGTCTTCTAATTCTGTAAAGGATAGAATGATTGCAAGATTAAACGATGACATTGCTAGGCTAAGATCTGACTTAGTTAAAAATGATGAAGAAGTTTCCAGACTATCTAGGGAGCTGGAGGCGTTAAGGAGGTTGAGAAAAGATTCTATGACCCCAGTGTTAGGTCGCTGCACAACTGAATCTGGGAATACCAACTCAAAAGCCAAGAGTGGGATGACAGTAACGACAAAGAAAGAGTTAGATTCTTCCCTTACACTTGAAAAG GGATGCAAAAGTTCAAAGAGGAAAGCAGTTGATACCATTCAGGCCTCTAACACCCCCAAATTGTTCACGTCCTCATTTAAGGTTCCTAAGCTGAAGAATTCATCTCCAGCTGTCCATTGA
- the LOC113749549 gene encoding uncharacterized protein LOC113749549 isoform X2 — protein MAKAKGSNDSWDREKCNKIFNAMVHLLQNQQTQIQYLAKDRKLLEDIVKLQHERWTSDVNLLKEHIFQMRRDLTMQEKERIVEATKADMVMGLKLRESFLYKQKFDSELADFREWFERLARKCSEKDTSADVIKKGEEHRYKALESNLKRLQCENEKLMLDKNSEISALLAEKNFVWNQYNLMETNLNEQLRQKCADVESANEKIWGLLSSMEDMQSSNSVKDRMIARLNDDIARLRSDLVKNDEEVSRLSRELEALRRLRKDSMTPVLGRCTTESGNTNSKAKSGMTVTTKKELDSSLTLEKGCKSSKRKAVDTIQASNTPKLFTSSFKVPKLKNSSPAVH, from the exons ATGGCGAAAGCCAAAGGCTCAAATGACTCATGGGACCGTGAAAAATGCAACAAAATATTTAACGCTATGGTCCACTTGTTGCAGAATCAGCAGACGCAAATTCAATATCTGGCTAAAGACAGGAAGCTTCTTGAAGACATAGTTAAGTTACAGCATGAACGCTGGACTTCTGATGTTAATCTTCTAAAAGAGCATATCTTCCAG ATGAGGAGGGATTTGACCATGCAAGAAAAGGAGCGCATCGTTGAGGCTACTAAAGCTGATATGGTTATGGGTTTGAAGTTGAGGGAGTCTTTCCTGTACAAGCAGAAATTTG ATAGTGAATTGGCTGATTTTAGGGAATGGTTTGAACGCCTTGCTCGTAAGTGCTCGGAAAAG GATACATCTGCTGATGTGATTAAAAAAGGAGAAGAGCATCGGTATAAAGCTCTGGAGAGTAATTTGAAAAGGCTGCAATGTGAAAATGAGAAGCTTATGTTAGATAAGAATTCAGAGATTTCTGCTCTGCTGGCTGAGAAGAATTTTGTCTGGAACCAGTATAACCTAATGGAGACCAATTTGAATGAGCAATTGAGACAGAAGTGTGCTGATGTTGAATCTGCAAATGAGAAGATATGGGGGCTTCTGTCGAGCATGGAGGATATGCAGTCTTCTAATTCTGTAAAGGATAGAATGATTGCAAGATTAAACGATGACATTGCTAGGCTAAGATCTGACTTAGTTAAAAATGATGAAGAAGTTTCCAGACTATCTAGGGAGCTGGAGGCGTTAAGGAGGTTGAGAAAAGATTCTATGACCCCAGTGTTAGGTCGCTGCACAACTGAATCTGGGAATACCAACTCAAAAGCCAAGAGTGGGATGACAGTAACGACAAAGAAAGAGTTAGATTCTTCCCTTACACTTGAAAAG GGATGCAAAAGTTCAAAGAGGAAAGCAGTTGATACCATTCAGGCCTCTAACACCCCCAAATTGTTCACGTCCTCATTTAAGGTTCCTAAGCTGAAGAATTCATCTCCAGCTGTCCATTGA